In the Campylobacter sputorum subsp. sputorum genome, AAGAAATGAGTTTTTAGATGCACTAAAAGAGGTTGCTAAATTTTTAATTTCACAAATGGGTGGAAGCGAGATAAATTTAGGATTAGATACTAGTTATAACTCTATAAAAAAATGCATCATATCAAATCAAAAATGTGAAATTCTATCCAAAAAAGAGTTTATTTTGTTTGAATATTTTCTAAAAAACAGAGATAAAATTTTAACATTTGATGAGTTGATTTTAGAAATTTATGGATACGAAAGCGGCTCTAAAGATAGTTTAAAAACATTGATAAAAGAATTAAGAAAAAAAATTGCTCCACTTGAGATAGAAAATGTTTTTGCAGTCGGTTATAAATTTCAAACAAAATCTTGATAGAATTTTTAGCGTAAAAGCTAAAACAATGATACTTGTCATTGTGCTTTTTTTATTGCAATCATTTATTTTTATATATTTTTTATATAAAGATATCAACGAGTTAGACGCGATAAGAGAACAAAAATTACTCTCACAAGTTGAAAACATAATACAAAAAACATTAAGCGATACAAACATTTTTTATACAAATAGAGGTTATGCAAATTTAAACTCGCAAGGCATATCTCAAGCTATAATTAGCAAAGATCAAAATGCACTCAAAAATCTCTCTTTTAAAAGGTGGGAAATATTGCAAAAAGAAAATCCTTTTTTAAAAGATATGCGTTTTTATGATGAAAAATTATATTTGATATATTGTTTTAACGATGAGTTAAAAGATATAAAATTTACTAGCGATTTTTTTAAATTTAAACAAAAGCTATATTATAAAGTTAGCACACCGCTTGTTGAAAATGGTATGATAAAAGGCTATATAGAGTTTATTTTAGATGCAAAATATTTCTTAGAAAAAATATCATCTATATCAAATACTAGTGCTGTGTTTTCTGATAAATTTATAAACACCAAAGACATAATAATAAAACTAGATGATAAAAATTATATAGCAGTAGCTTATGATAAAAATGAAAGTAGGCAAGTTGTTAAAAATATGATTTATAGCACACTTTTTATAGTTTTTTGTGTGCTTTTGGCGATATTTTTTGTTATAAATTATGGCTTTAATGTGCTTATAAAACGCCTTGAAGATTTAAATTTAAGTCTAGAAATACGCGTTAAAGATGAGATAAAAAGACGAATGAAAAAAGAAGAAGAGTATCTACAAAATGAGCGTATTTTGATGCACCAAAGCAAGCTTGCATTAGCTGGTGAGATGATATCTAGCATAGCTCATCAGTGGAAACAGCCTCTTGGTGAGCTAAGTGCTGTATTTTTAAAAATACAAGTGTTATTGCTAAAAGGTAAATTAAGCGACAATGTGCTTCAAAAAGAGCTTGATAAAAGTGAAAATATCACAAATTTTATGGCAAAAACTATAGATGATTTTAGATATTTTTTTGTAAAAGATAAAGAAAAAGAAAACTTTAGTGTAAATTTTTGTGTAAAAGAAGCTTTGAAATTTATGAGCTCAACTATCTCTAAAAATGACATAGAGATTGCATTTACTCACAAATATGAGTATTTTATATATGGCTATCCTAGGGAATTTATACAGGTATTGTTAAATTTACTAACAAATGCAAAAGATATTTTGGTTGAAAATAAAATAGAACATAAAAAAATTGAAATTTTGGTTTTAAAAGAAGATAAAAGGCTTAAAATCATCATTATTGATAATGGCGGTGGCATAAAAACTGAGCCATTAGAGAAAATTTTTGAGCCTTATTTTAGCACAAAAGATAAGAAAAATGGCACTGGCATAGGGCTTTATATGTCAAAAATGATTATTGAAAAGAAATTTGGCGGCGAATTAAATGCCGTAAATTTACATAATGGTGCTAAATTTGAGATAAATATCTAAAACTTTCTATTTTCTCACTACTTTTTTATAATATTTGCTTGTTTATTTTAGGAGTTAAACATGCAAAAAAATCAAAGACGAAATTTTTTAAAATACTCATCTGTTTTATTTGCTTCCTCATTTTTTGTAAATTATGCTCATGGATTTAGCCTAAAAAATCCTGGAAGAGATAATGATGAGCTTAGATACACAGGAGATGGTAAAAAGCACTATTCTATGCTTATTGACCTTAGAAAATGCGTTGGATGTCAAGCTTGTACGAGTGCTTGTATCGTAGAAAATGAAGTCCCAAAGGATAACTACAGAACTTGGGTTAATGAGTATGAAAGGGGCGTTTTTCCGGATGTGAGAAAAATATTTTTACCACAACTATGTAATCATTGTGATAATCCTAGCTGCGTAAGTGTTTGCCCAACTGGTGCAACATTTAAAAGAGAAGATGGGATTGTAGTTGTAGATAATGAAATTTGTTGGGGGTGTGGATATTGCATAAATGCCTGTCCTTATGATAAAAGATTTATCAATAACAAAACACAAGTTGCCGATAAATGCACATTTTGTGCTCATAGAGTTGATAATGGCTTACTTCCTGCTTGTGTTGAAACTTGCGTTGGTGGAGCCCGTATCTTTGGCGATTTAAACGATAAAGATTCAGAAATTTATAAGATTATTTCTCAAAACCCAACTTCTACGCTAAATCCTGCAAGTGGTACCAAACCACAGGTTTTTTATATCGGTCTTGATGATAATATTTCATTTCCAACTATCTCAAATTCTCCACTTGAAGATCTTGCTAAAAAAATGGATGGCTATAAGGTAAAAGAGTGGAGTACAAGTTATAAAGGAGCGAAAAATGTTTGATACCATAAATACTCTTCATACAATCACAGTATATAGACCTTGGGGTATTGATATACCAAATTATTTTTGGTTTACAGGAAGTTCTGCTGCGGCTTTTATACTATCTAGTTTTGCCCATGTCTTTGGCAAAAAAGAGTATAAGCCAATAGCCGGTTTTGCACTACTACTTGCTTTTGTGCTATTAGCGGCAGCACCTATGAATTTAATAGACGATTTAAAGCAACCCGGAAGACTTTTTAATTTCTTTTTATATGGATGGGAAAATTTTACTACATCTCCGATGAAGTGGGGCGTTTTATTGCTTTTGGTATATCCTATTTTGATACTATTTGAAGCGCTTATCTTATATAGAGAATTTTTTGCAAAAAACTATGAGCAAAGTGGGAAATTTATATATAAATTAGCATGTCTTGGTAGAACGCAGCTAAATGATACTCAAAAGAATAAGGATCATAAAATCGGCTTTATACTTGGTGTTGTGGGAATTCCACTTGCTCTTTGTGTGCATGGATATACTGGGTATATTTTAGGAGTTGTGCATTCTATTCCGCTTTGGCATACTCCACTTATGCCAATCCTTTTTCTTGCTTCTGCTATGGTTTCAGGAACAGGTCTTATGATAGTTATCTTACCTATATTTCAAAGATTTTTTACTGATTTTAAACAAGTAGATAAGGATATGATTTCTAGATTAATGTGGCTTTTGTCTTGGTTTATAGTAATTGATTTGGCGATTAGATTTTTTTGGCTAACTTTTGCTATGCCATTTAATGATGGCGAAAAATACATCATAACTGAGTTTTTCTCGCTGCATTTTAATGAGGTTTTATGGATTGAGTATGTTTTGTGTTTGGTTTTTCCTATGGTTGTAGGTTTTTTACCAAAATTAAGGACAAATTTACTAGTTTGCATTATCGCTGGTGTAATTTGTGCTGCTGGCGTTTGGCTTTTTAGATGGAATACAGTTATTGGTGGAGAGAGTATGCCAAAAACTAGCGGCAGCTTTTTAGAATACACCCCACACATCAGCGGACAAGATAGCATTATCGCAGTTGCTTCAAACTGGGGACTATTTATATGTTTATTGTGTATCGTGATGGCTATTTTTCCTTGGGATAAAGAAATGAATAGATATTATAAAAAGGATAACAAATGAAAAGAAGAGATTTTTTATTAGGCACTGCTGCCGCAACTGGTGCATTAAGCGTTGAGGGATACAATGAAGCACTCTCATCACTTGTTACGCTTAGTTCGAAAGGACAAAATGCCGATGATGCAATTTATGGTGATGCACCAAAGACAGAAATTTCTTTTAAAGATGGAAAAATGGCTATAAATGAAGATTTTAAAGTTTTTCCAAGTGTTTGTAATGGCTGTACTACTCATTGTAGTGTGCGAGTTAAGATTGATAAAAATGGCAAGATAAAGCGTATTTTTGGTAATCCTTACAGCCTTCTTTCAAGCGATCCGTGGCTTGATTATAAGACAAGTTTGCAAGATAGTTTTAAATTTACAAGCGATACAAAAAATGTAAATCGTTCAACAGTTTGTGCTAGGGGAAATATAGTTTTTGATAAGATTGATGATAAATTTAGAGTTACAACTCCTTTAAAAAGAGCTGGAAAAAGAGGCGAAAATAAGTGGGTTAAAATAAGCCCAGAGGAGCTTATAAAAGAGATTGTTAATGGTGGAGATTTATTTGGCGAAGGTCATGTAAAAGGTTTAAAAGAGATTAGAAATTTAGAGCAAAATATAGATGATGAAAATCCAGAATTTGGCAAAATGGTAAATAAACTTGCCATATTTGGCACAGGTGATGAGGGAAGACAAAAATTTATACAGCAAAGATTTATGCAAAGTTTTGGCACTATAAATTTTGCAGGACACACTGGAACATGTGGGCTTTCTATGAGAGCGGGAGAGGCTGCGTATTTGAATAATTTTAAAAATTATCCCCATGTAAAACCAGATTTTGAGAATTGTAAATTTATACTAAATATCGCAACTGCACCATCTCAAGCAGGAAATCCATTTAAAAGACAAGCTCATCTTTTAGCTAAAAGCCGCACAAATGGCGACTTAAAATATGTAACCATTACCCCAACTCTTACAAATAGTGATAATATCGCAGTTTCTAGCAGTTCAAAATGGGTTCCGATTTTACCGGGAAGTGATCTTGCATTTGTAATGGCAATGATTAGATATATCATAGAAAATAATCGCTACAACATTGATTATCTTGAAATTCCAAGCAAAGAAAGAATGAACGAATTAAACGAGCATAGTTTTACTAACGCAAGCCATCTAATAGATAAAAAAACTGGTAAATTTTTGCGTGATGATGATGGAAATTTTATGGTATTTGATAAAGAAAGTAAAAGCATTATTAGTGCAAATTTAAGTAAAGCTGGTCAAATATCGTATGAAGATGAAAATTTAAAAACATCATTTGTTGAGCTTAAAAACAATGCAAATGAAAAGAGTTTGGATGAGTACTCTAAAATTTGTGGTGTTAGTGTAGAAGATATTATAAGTTTGAGCATAGAATTTACAAGCCATGGTAGAGCTGTTGCAACTGATTGTCATGGTGGGACAATGCATACTACCGGATTTTATACTACTTATGCGATTATGATGCTTGGTGCTTTGGTTGGTAATCTCAATTATAAAGGTGGCGTAAGCATGGGAGGAGGTGGCTTTAAAGATATAAATGGTGCAAAATATAACTTTACAGCCTATGAGGGCAAGGTAAAACCAAGTGGTGTTAGGATTGATAAGTCAAAATTTGCTTATGAAAAAACTAGTGAATATAAAAGAAAGATTGAGGCAAAGCAAAATCCATATCCAGCAAAAGGTATGTGGTACCCACTGACTAATGCAAATCAACAAGATTTTGTAGCAAATTCTGCAAACTCTTACCCTTATAGTCTTGATTGTCTTATAAGCTGGAATGCAAATTTCATTTATGCACAAAGCGGTAGTGAGAGCATTAAAGAGGCTTTAAAAGATCCAAAAAAAGGCATACCTCTTTTCATAGCAATTGATCCGTTTATAAATGAAAGCTCAATTTTTGCTGATTATATCGTTCCAGATAGTGTAATGTATGAAACTTGGGGTGTTGTTAGTCCTTGGGGTGCATCGCAAACTAAGGCTTCTAATTTTAGATATCCGATTATTGAGAGTAAAAATGATAAATTTGCAAATGGTGAGCCTATCACGATGGATAGTTTTGTAATAGAACTTGGAAAAGCTTTAAATCTTCCTGGTTTTGGTAAAGATGCAATATATGGAAATGATGGTTCTAAATTTAGTCTTGATAGACCGCAAGATTATTATCTAAGAGTGTTTGAAAATGTTGTTCTTGATGGCAAAAATCCAGCCCCTCAAATAAGTGATGAAGAGTTAAAACTAAGTGGATTAGAGACTATGTATAAAGACAAATTAGAAGAAGTTTGTGGCGAGAATTGGAGAAAAGTAGCTTATGCTATGGCTAGGGGCGGAAGATTTGAGGATAAAAGTAAATCTTATGAAGACGAGTATATAAATAAAATTTATGATACACCAATAGCTATTTATAATGAAGATGTGGCAAATTTTACAAATTCTTTAACAGGTGAAAAATTTAGCGGCTCACCTAAATTTTATGCACCAAGATATACAGATGGAAAAGAATTTAATTTAAACAACTCACTTCTTGCTTTTAGTTATAAGCCAGCTGTTTTTTCTTCTCCTACGACAGCTAGCTCAAATTTAAAAAGAATCTTTTATACAAATTTTATAGAGATAAATACCAAAACAGCCAAAAATTTGGGCATAAAAGATGGCGATACAGTAGAGATTAGCTCATCATCAAACACATTAGCTTACATTGCTAAGGTAAAACAAGGCATTCATCCCAAAGCAATAGCTATATCTCATGGTGTTGGAAGAGATGGCGAGGGTGCTAACGATATTTATATAGATGGTAAGTTGATAAAAGGATTTGCTTTTAGAAAAACTGGTATAAATATCAATAAACTAGGTCTTAGAGATTTATCAAAAGGCAAATATCATACACTTTGTGATTTTATGATTGGCTCAAATGCAAGACAAGCTATACCAGTAACTATCAAAAAAGTATAAATTTAAAAATAACTAACAATATATAGATATATTGTTAGTATATTATAATATTTTTACTTAGTTATTTTAATTTTATTTACCTCTTTTAAATATACTTTTTAAATATATTAAAGGGGATTTATGAGAGATATTATAAACAAGCTAAACTCATCAGATGCTTTAGCAGCAGGAGTTCTTTTTCTTGCTACTATTTTAGCTTTAATTTTTGCAAATACGCCAATTTTAAGTGATTTTTATGATTCTTTTGTTCATTTTAAGTTTTCAATTGGCGTTGTTAGAGATGGACATATAGATGAAAATATACATTTTTGGATAAATGATGCTCTTATGGCTATTTTCTTTTTTATGGTTGGATTAGAGCTTAAAAAAGAGATTTTAGAAGGCGCATTAAGTGAGTTTAAAAAAGTTTTAGTTCCTGTGTTTGCAGCCATAGGAGGAGTAATATTTCCAGCGTTGATTTTTATACTCATAAACTTAGGCGATAGTACTGCTATCAAAGGTTGGGCTATACCAATGGCTACTGACATTGCTTTTGCTATTGGAATATTTGCTTTACTATCTAAAAATCTACCAAGTTCGCTTAGGATATTTCTTTTAACACTTGCTATTGTTGATGATCTTTTTGCAATTTTAGTTATTGCTATATTTTATACACATAATATTAATTTTATGTATTTATCATTTGGATTGTTTATATTTTTAATTATGATTTTAATGAATAAAAAGAATGTAGACAATAAAATTTATTATATAGTTTTAGGTATATTTTTGTGGTTTTGTATATTAAATTCAGGTATCCATGCAACTTTAGCTGGGGTATTGATAGCTTTTAGTATTCCTCTTTATTCTAAAAAGAAACAGCCTATAGTTTCTGATATGGAACACGCTCTTAAATTTCCTGTCAATTATATAGTTTTACCACTTTTTGCTTTTGTAAATGCAGGCGTTGTTTTAAGTCAAATTGAGATTAATCAAATCTTTAGCACAGTTCCTATGGGGATCTTTTTTGGTCTTTTTATAGGAAAGCAAATTGGTATATTTTTGTTTACATTTTTGTCTGTAAAATTAGGCTTTGGAAATTTGCCTGATGGTGCAAATTATAAACATATTTATATAGTTGCTATACTTTGCGGTATAGGTTTTACAATGAGCCTTTTTATAAGCAATCTTGCATATGATGAACAAGCTTTAAAACTTTATAGTGGCACAGAAAAACTAGCCATACTGTGTGGTTCATTTTTATCTGGAATAGTTGCTTTCATACTTGGCAAAAGAGCTTAAAGCTCTTTCATGTATGAGTTATCATAACTATAATCTAAGCGTTTTTGTATAGTTTTTACCCAGTTGTTTTCGATAGTATTTAGATTTTTTAGTTTATCAAAAAGCTTTATATTTTCTTTTGGTGCGAAAAATAGTTTATTTAAATCCATTATGCTTAATCTAGTTTTTTCAATTTGCTCAACTTTTACTTCATCTCCAAGCAAACATTCGCCGCTTTTTAAAACCTTATAATACCAGCCACTTAGTCCAGAGCTAAATATAAATTTAGTAAAATTTCTATTTTTGTGTATTTTATAAAGCTTGGCACAAGGTTTTCTTGGCTGGGAAACTTGCAAAATACAAGATCCTATGTAGTGAATATCTCCTATAAAAACACTATTTTCATCAAGATTTTTCATAGTGATATTTTCTCCCATATCACCTATATTTAGCTTTTTCCCTAAAAAATCATTCCAAATTTTATAATTACTAAGAGCGTTTGCAAATACAGCTTTATTAGTCCCGCCATGGTTTTTTGTATCTGAGATACAATCCTTGTTTACGCCATTTATATCTATTGTTATTCTATGTTGATAAATATTTTTTATCAAAGCACTGCTAAATTCTTTTCTATTTTCATCGCTGTATTTTTTTATATTTCCGATTTGTAAAGAATAAACCAAAATTCTCTCCTTTATTTTTCTTTTCTTACAATTCCCATTTCTACGCTTATATATAAATTTTGTTTTATTTTTCCATTAGGATTTGTTTTTAAAATTTCTATCCTGTCTTTAGGAATTCCTGCTTTTATAAGAGCATTTTTGATATTTTGTGCTCTGTTTATCGCAACTTCATCAAAGTATTTTTGCTTTATATCATATGTTGCAATTATAGCATTTGTTGTCTCTTGCAAAGAAGGAAAATTTTTATTTGGAAAGAAGCGAATCCTAAGCTTTTCAAGGGCATCTTTGTATGATAATCCATCTTTCATCATATATCTTGATATATCGGATTCAAATTTATTTTTTTGAAATTCATTTTCGTCTAATTTTTTATTATAAGCCGGAGTTATCGTTATATTTATGCCATCTTTTTGTTCTATTATTTGAGCAAAATTTGGAATTTTTGCTTTTTCTGAGCTTATTAGATTATCATTTCCTGGTTTAAAATCAATCGTATCCATATGCTCACCTTTTATCCCAAGAGTCGATGTTAAAAATTTAAAAGGACTTGTGATTATATCTGTAAAGAGTTGCATTATTGCTTGTAAAACAATGCCGCCATAGCTAAATTTTGGATTTGATAAATCGCCAGTTATAGGCAGACTTACTGTTATTTGATTATTTGAATCTTTTAGTATGGATATTGCGAGTTTGAGTGGTAAATTTACAGCTTGATCACTTTGGACTTTCTTTCCAAGTTCTAGTGCGTCGATATTTATGATATTTTCAGAAAGCATTACAGAATTATTTATATCATATACTAAACTTAGATTAAGTCTTCCGCTATCTATCTCATATCCAACAAACTCGCCACTATATGGAGTGGCATCAGGCAAATTAATATCTTTAAAAGTCATATTTACTTTGGTGTAATCTTTTGGATCAAATGGTTTTGTTCGTATTTCTATGGAACTATATCCACTTGCACCAACGGTTCCTTTTAGGTTGATATGGCTGATTTTATCGTTTCTTATAGATGAAGCTATGCTTTGTAAATTTGAAATTTTAGTTACAAAAGGTGTAAATAATGAATAATCACTAAAATCAAGTGTGCCATTTTCTAGTTTTATTTTGTTTATAGATATCGCAAATTTGCTGTTGTTTTGATCTTCTTTTTTGTCTTGCTTATCATTTTTTGATTCATCTTTTTTGATAATCTTTGATAAATTTACCTGTTTATTTTTATCGATATAAACATTCAAATACGGCTCTTGTAGAGTTATGTCATCTAAATTTAGTGAGTTAGTATTGTATTGAATATTTTTTATGTAAAATTGTTTTATATAAAAAATACCAAAATCTTCTTGATTTAACAAAGAAACATCTTTTAACTCAAGATTTCCTTGTATTTGTGGTGTTTTATCAAATTTAAACTTACTTTTAAAACTCATCTTTGCATCTTGAAGTTTTGCATCCATAAATTCTTTTGCATAAGGCATATAGTATGGCAAATTTCTATGCGATAAGTCTATATTTAAATTTGTTTTAAATGGATTTATAGATACTTCGCCTGATGTTTTTAAAGAGATATCTTTTGAATTAGAGCTTAAAGAAATACCGAAAGGTTTTGCATAATTTGAAGTAAAATTTTTTATTTTTATATCTATATCATCAAATTTATGAACTACATTAAAATCATCCATAATGTTATTTATATTTGCTTTGGAGTTATTTATATTTATCTGGTTTATAGAGTAAGAAAAAGCCTTTTTATGGCTATTTTGCTGTTTTTTATTGTTTTTAGAAGTCTTATTTGTGGATTGCATAGATGGTAAATTTTCTATTACGCTTATTTTTCCGTTTTTATTTATGTCTGTTTTAAAATCAAAAGTATCTAAATTTATAGTATTTATTTTTAAATTCAAATCATTTATATCAAAAATTATATCTTTTAAATTTAGTTTTTCAAATGAAGAAAATTTAGAATTTTTACTATAAGCAGTAGTTTTAGAAAGTTCGTAACTATCAGCATTTATGATTGATGATTGATTGTTAAATGTATAAGTAAGATTGCTAAGATTTGATGATTGATTGTTAAGAAGTTTTTCTTTGTTTATAAAAAATGAAAAATCAGCTGTATTTAATGTGTCATTTTTAAATGTGATATTTTTATCTTTTAGAGTAAAATTTGCATTTGTTAGTGTTGCGTCATTTAAACTGGCTTTCATTTTATCTATGTTAAATTGTGAGTTTTTGATATCAAGTTTTGCTAAATTTGTATCTATGGATAAATTTCCATCCATATTTTGCAACATAAAAGAGATATTCGAGGCATTTAGATCATCGCTAGATAAAGCTAAATCTTTGTTAAAAGATATATTTTTGCTGGCTATCTTTGATGAGTTAATGTCTAAAATTGTATTTTTATCTTTTAGAGCGATATTTAAATTATTTTGTATTAAATTTAGTGCGTCTATATGTCCGATTTTACTATGATTTAAATTTAATAAATTTAAATTTTCAAAATTTATCATAGTTGATACATCGTATGGTTTTATGTTAGAAACTATGTTGATATTTGGTATATTTAGCTCCCCAAGCGATATAGAGTCGTTTTTATCTAAAACCAAAATGTCATTTAATGTTAAATTTGAGTTATCTATCAAAAAATACATTTTATCTTTATCAAAAATAATGTTGTAGTTTATCTGCGTGCTTAGCTTTCCGCTTTTTAGTTTTAATGGCATATTTTCTAAGAAAGATAACCAAACTGGATTAAGCTCAAGATCTTGAACTTTTATATTTCCATGAAATGTAAGCGGTTTTATCTTTATGCCGCTATCTATAGAGATATTTTTTGCTAAATTTGATATGGAATCAAGCGTATGATGACCCATGTTTTCATCTGCCATATTGATATTTGAAATTTTATAGTTTATATCATCTAAGCTGATATTAAAAGGCTTATCTAGGGAGTTATCGCTATAACTAAATTTACCATTTGATATTTCTAGACGATTTAAAATAAAATTAAATGAAGAAGTTTTGCCAACATTTTCATCTTTTTCATCTTTTGGTAAAAAAGCAGCAAAGTTAAAAGTTCCATTTGTGTCTTTTAAAATGTTTATATCCGGGGTATCAAGTTTTATAGTATTTAGATGTATAGTTTTTTTAAAAATTTTTAAGATGTCTATATCAAGGTCTATTTTTTTTGCACTAAAGATTTTTTCAAAAGTGCTTATATAAATTTCGCTTATGTTTAAATCGTATGTAAAAGGGTTAAATTTGGCATCTTTTATATTTAGTTCTATTCCTTGTTTTTTTAAAGATGATGGAATGCTGTTTTTTAAAATATAAGGAATTCCTAAAAATCCAAATAGTGTATAAATGATAAAAATAAAACCAATAAAGCATAAAATAACTATAGAAATTTTTTTATTTTTACTCATATATTAAGCCTTTTTATAAAATTTGTGTATATAATTATAACAAAAAAAGGTAGATGAATGTTAGTTCATATATGCTGTTCTGTTGATAGTCATTATTTTTTAAAAAGATTGAAAAAAGATTATCCAAATGAGAAAATTACAGGTTATTTTTACGATCCAAATATACATCCATATAGTGAGTATTTATTGCGTTTTAAAGATGTAAAACATAGCTGTAAAACTCTTGGAATTAAGCTTATAAAAGGCGAGTATGATTTAAGCTCTTGGCTTGATGGTGCAAAATATATGGCAAATGAGCCTGAAAAAGGCAAAAGATGTGAGTTTTGTTTTGATTTTAGGCTAGAAAATACAGCGCAAAAAGCCTTGGAGCTTGGCGAAAATACAATCACTACAACACTTCTTATGAGTCCTAAAAAATCTCTTATGCAACTTAACACTTCTTTAGAGAAAATTTGTGATAAATTTAAGATTAAATTTATAGCACCAGATTATAGGAAAAATGGTGGAACCAGCGAGCAAATGAGCCTAGCAAAAAGTGATAATTTGTATGCACAAAATTACTGCGGTTGCATTTTTGCTCTAAAAAAACAAAGAGATCAGCAAAATCTTTTTATGAGCGAAATGATAAGTGATATCGGAAATCAAAATCTACCAAATTCCATAGAAGAAAAGTTAAATTTATATAAAAAAGTTCATCGTTTAAAAGATAAAAATATTAAATTTGAAATCATAAAAGATAGATTTTTAAATTATAGATTGCTAAATGCATATGTAAAATTTGATGATAAAGTTGTTGATAGCTACTTTTTATATTTGAGTAAATTTAGAAAAGAAAGTGTTAATTTAAATTTGAAAAATGATAAAAATACTGCATTTTGCAAAGACGAAATCAAATTTATATCATTGAAATTTTTTAATAAAATTTTAAAAACAAATTATAAAAAAGTTAGAGAAATTATTTATAATCCACCAAGTATAAAAAAAGAGTTGATGCTTAGAAAATATATTTGCAAAGAGTATAGTTTAAGCCCAATTATAGTGGTTGATGAGATAAAAAATGCAAAAGTTCAAATATATGCAAAATGCTTACTTTATGAAGACATAAGGCATAAAATAGCAAAATTTAATTAAACTTATTAGCTAAATTTTAGCATTATTTAGTTACAATTCTTAGTTATTTATGTAAGTAAGGAAGCTAATGATAGACATAGTAGAAATCCAGAAAATTTTACCACACAGATATCCGTTTTTGCTTATAGATAGGGTTATAGATATTGTTCCAAACGAGAGCATTGTAGCGATAAAAAATGTAACCATAGGAGAGCAAATTTTTCAAGGGCATTTTCCTTCTCATCCTATATATCCAGGAGTTATGATAATAGAAGGAATGGCACAAGCTGGCGGGGTTTTGGCTTTTAAAAGTATGCCTGATGAAGATTTGTCGGATAAAGTCGTATATTTTATGAGTATAGACAAGGCTAAATTTCGTCGTCCTATAAAACCAGGCGACACTATAGTATATAAATTATCAGCGTTAAAGCATAGAGGTAAAATTTGGATTTTAAAAGGCGAAGCCTTTGTGGATGAT is a window encoding:
- a CDS encoding molybdopterin dinucleotide binding domain-containing protein, yielding MKRRDFLLGTAAATGALSVEGYNEALSSLVTLSSKGQNADDAIYGDAPKTEISFKDGKMAINEDFKVFPSVCNGCTTHCSVRVKIDKNGKIKRIFGNPYSLLSSDPWLDYKTSLQDSFKFTSDTKNVNRSTVCARGNIVFDKIDDKFRVTTPLKRAGKRGENKWVKISPEELIKEIVNGGDLFGEGHVKGLKEIRNLEQNIDDENPEFGKMVNKLAIFGTGDEGRQKFIQQRFMQSFGTINFAGHTGTCGLSMRAGEAAYLNNFKNYPHVKPDFENCKFILNIATAPSQAGNPFKRQAHLLAKSRTNGDLKYVTITPTLTNSDNIAVSSSSKWVPILPGSDLAFVMAMIRYIIENNRYNIDYLEIPSKERMNELNEHSFTNASHLIDKKTGKFLRDDDGNFMVFDKESKSIISANLSKAGQISYEDENLKTSFVELKNNANEKSLDEYSKICGVSVEDIISLSIEFTSHGRAVATDCHGGTMHTTGFYTTYAIMMLGALVGNLNYKGGVSMGGGGFKDINGAKYNFTAYEGKVKPSGVRIDKSKFAYEKTSEYKRKIEAKQNPYPAKGMWYPLTNANQQDFVANSANSYPYSLDCLISWNANFIYAQSGSESIKEALKDPKKGIPLFIAIDPFINESSIFADYIVPDSVMYETWGVVSPWGASQTKASNFRYPIIESKNDKFANGEPITMDSFVIELGKALNLPGFGKDAIYGNDGSKFSLDRPQDYYLRVFENVVLDGKNPAPQISDEELKLSGLETMYKDKLEEVCGENWRKVAYAMARGGRFEDKSKSYEDEYINKIYDTPIAIYNEDVANFTNSLTGEKFSGSPKFYAPRYTDGKEFNLNNSLLAFSYKPAVFSSPTTASSNLKRIFYTNFIEINTKTAKNLGIKDGDTVEISSSSNTLAYIAKVKQGIHPKAIAISHGVGRDGEGANDIYIDGKLIKGFAFRKTGININKLGLRDLSKGKYHTLCDFMIGSNARQAIPVTIKKV
- the nhaA gene encoding Na+/H+ antiporter NhaA, with product MRDIINKLNSSDALAAGVLFLATILALIFANTPILSDFYDSFVHFKFSIGVVRDGHIDENIHFWINDALMAIFFFMVGLELKKEILEGALSEFKKVLVPVFAAIGGVIFPALIFILINLGDSTAIKGWAIPMATDIAFAIGIFALLSKNLPSSLRIFLLTLAIVDDLFAILVIAIFYTHNINFMYLSFGLFIFLIMILMNKKNVDNKIYYIVLGIFLWFCILNSGIHATLAGVLIAFSIPLYSKKKQPIVSDMEHALKFPVNYIVLPLFAFVNAGVVLSQIEINQIFSTVPMGIFFGLFIGKQIGIFLFTFLSVKLGFGNLPDGANYKHIYIVAILCGIGFTMSLFISNLAYDEQALKLYSGTEKLAILCGSFLSGIVAFILGKRA
- a CDS encoding MOSC domain-containing protein; protein product: MLVYSLQIGNIKKYSDENRKEFSSALIKNIYQHRITIDINGVNKDCISDTKNHGGTNKAVFANALSNYKIWNDFLGKKLNIGDMGENITMKNLDENSVFIGDIHYIGSCILQVSQPRKPCAKLYKIHKNRNFTKFIFSSGLSGWYYKVLKSGECLLGDEVKVEQIEKTRLSIMDLNKLFFAPKENIKLFDKLKNLNTIENNWVKTIQKRLDYSYDNSYMKEL